In Lycium ferocissimum isolate CSIRO_LF1 chromosome 11, AGI_CSIRO_Lferr_CH_V1, whole genome shotgun sequence, a single genomic region encodes these proteins:
- the LOC132037017 gene encoding basic leucine zipper 43-like gives MQSTDVTELHSYNLLPSNPPQYPSQYNYTPTLHQSINRNIPSPFYHLQIGPPIQEFNPQTTYFNCNYSTCDETDDQLLMNLINERKQRRMISNRESARRSRMRKQKHLDELWAQVNCLRNENHLLLNKLNHVSDSRDQAIQENAQLKEETSGLRQMVTNMQLINGPNYPCLRVLDDEPCSGSSQNE, from the exons ATGCAATCCACTGATGTCACAGAACTCCATTCCTATAACCTACTACCTTCAAATCCACCTCAATACCCTTCTCAATATAATTACACACCCACACTTCATCAGTCCATTAACAGAAATATCCCTAGTCCTTTTTATCACCTTCAAATTGGTCCTCcaattcaagaattcaatccACAAACAACTTATTTCAACTGCAACTATTCAACGTGTGATGAAACTGATGATCAACTACTGATGAATCTAATAAATGAAAGGAAACAGAGAAGAATGATATCTAATAGAGAGTCTGCAAGGCGATCGCGCATGCGCAAGCAGAAGCATTTGGACGAGCTATGGGCACAG GTTAATTGTCTCCGGAATGAGAATCACCTGCTACTGAACAAACTTAACCACGTCTCAGATAGCCGTGACCAAGCAATTCAAGAAAATGCTCAACTCAAAGAAGAAACTTCAGGACTTCGTCAAATGGTTACTAACATGCAGCTCATAAATGGTCCTAATTATCCTTGCTTAAGAGTTCTTGATGATGAACCTTGTAGTGGTTCATCTCAAAATGAATAG